A genome region from Crossiella equi includes the following:
- a CDS encoding DoxX family protein has protein sequence MTTTITAAAPSRTANTVLWVAQGLIAALFLFGAYGKVLLDPMVVAGFAAMGMGEGMALFVGLCELAGAVGILVPVLSGLAGLGLTALMIGATGLTVAFAGVEAAVFPAAVLLVVAAVTWGRRDRLRALFTR, from the coding sequence ATGACCACCACCATCACCGCCGCCGCACCGAGCCGCACCGCCAACACCGTGCTGTGGGTCGCCCAGGGCCTGATCGCCGCGCTGTTCCTGTTCGGCGCTTACGGCAAGGTCCTGCTCGACCCGATGGTGGTGGCCGGGTTCGCCGCCATGGGCATGGGCGAGGGCATGGCGCTGTTCGTCGGGCTGTGCGAGCTGGCCGGGGCGGTCGGCATCCTCGTCCCGGTGCTGTCCGGCCTGGCCGGGCTGGGCCTGACCGCGCTGATGATCGGCGCCACCGGCCTGACCGTCGCCTTCGCCGGGGTCGAGGCCGCGGTGTTCCCCGCCGCGGTGCTGCTGGTCGTGGCGGCCGTCACCTGGGGCCGCCGGGACCGGCTGCGCGCGCTGTTCACCCGATGA
- a CDS encoding siderophore-interacting protein, which translates to MERERPSAVLAEVSQVRRPSPALARVTLAAPELDRFGYDGPDHLVRTFFPVADQAAPVLPATTDWWGEVQEMPEEVRPVVRNYTVRRYDPERREIDIDFVLHGDKGPATRWANRARPGQLIGLRSERAGYQPTPGADWQLIVGDETSLPAIGSIVESMPRGVHAKVFVEIAGDAEEQSFDTAADVELHWLHRAGQRAGTSDIIARTLRAAELPDGECYAWVAGESGMVTAVRRHLVRDRGVPKESIYFCGYWKHSTPTC; encoded by the coding sequence ATGGAGCGGGAGCGGCCCAGCGCGGTGCTGGCCGAGGTCTCCCAGGTGCGTCGGCCCAGCCCAGCGCTGGCTCGGGTGACGCTCGCCGCCCCTGAACTGGATCGCTTCGGCTACGACGGTCCTGATCATCTGGTGCGCACCTTCTTCCCTGTCGCCGACCAGGCCGCCCCGGTCCTGCCCGCCACCACCGACTGGTGGGGCGAGGTGCAGGAGATGCCCGAGGAAGTTCGCCCGGTCGTGCGCAACTACACCGTTCGGCGTTACGACCCCGAGCGTCGGGAAATCGACATCGACTTCGTGCTGCACGGGGACAAGGGCCCGGCCACCCGCTGGGCCAACCGCGCCCGGCCCGGCCAGCTGATCGGCCTGCGCAGCGAGCGCGCCGGGTACCAGCCGACCCCCGGTGCGGACTGGCAGCTCATCGTGGGCGACGAGACCTCGCTGCCCGCCATCGGCTCGATCGTGGAGTCCATGCCCCGCGGCGTCCATGCCAAGGTGTTCGTCGAGATCGCGGGCGACGCCGAGGAGCAGTCCTTCGACACCGCTGCCGACGTGGAGCTGCACTGGCTGCACCGCGCGGGCCAGCGCGCCGGGACCAGCGACATCATCGCCCGCACGCTGCGTGCGGCCGAGTTGCCCGACGGCGAGTGCTACGCCTGGGTGGCTGGCGAGTCCGGCATGGTCACCGCGGTCCGGCGGCACCTGGTGCGCGACCGGGGTGTGCCGAAGGAGTCCATCTACTTCTGCGGCTACTGGAAGCACTCCACTCCCACTTGCTGA
- a CDS encoding glycerate kinase family protein produces MRFVVAPSGFKESLDASAVAAAITAGIRRVVPGAVVDPVPLVDGGEGSARALAEAGGGELVPVTVTGPVGEPVRAHLAVIGRTAVVEMAAAAGLRLVPADRRHPGRTTTYGVGELIRAALDAGCAEILVGCGDSGTCDGGAGALQALGARLLDGDGEELGRGGDALAQVKDVDVSGLDPRLADVPITLACNPHNLLCGETGVARVFGPQKGATPEDVTRLSAAMDRWAVVLHEKFGVDLATAPGSGASGGLGAGLAAVLGARLRPRFDVVLNHLDLDRRLAAADLVITAEGAIDFQTPRGKVPAEVARRAKRYGKPVIALAGTIGRGARQNYDVGIDAFAGILAAPVPLAEAMADAAALLTDATERTLRLVLVGASLAADRVPLGAPGVGGTAQQAGLRIP; encoded by the coding sequence ATGCGTTTTGTCGTCGCACCCAGTGGCTTCAAGGAGAGCCTGGACGCCTCCGCCGTGGCCGCCGCGATCACCGCGGGCATCCGGCGCGTGGTGCCCGGCGCGGTGGTCGACCCGGTCCCGCTCGTGGACGGCGGCGAGGGCTCGGCCCGTGCGCTGGCCGAGGCGGGCGGGGGCGAGCTGGTCCCGGTCACCGTCACCGGCCCGGTCGGCGAACCGGTGCGCGCCCACCTCGCCGTCATCGGGCGGACCGCCGTGGTCGAGATGGCCGCGGCCGCCGGGCTCCGCCTGGTGCCCGCCGACCGGCGGCACCCGGGCCGCACCACGACCTACGGCGTGGGCGAGCTGATCCGGGCCGCGCTGGACGCCGGGTGCGCGGAGATCCTCGTCGGCTGCGGCGACTCCGGCACCTGCGACGGCGGTGCGGGCGCGCTCCAGGCCCTCGGTGCGCGGCTGCTGGACGGCGACGGCGAGGAGCTGGGCCGGGGCGGGGACGCGCTGGCGCAGGTCAAGGACGTGGACGTATCCGGACTGGACCCGCGCCTGGCGGACGTGCCGATCACCCTGGCCTGCAACCCGCACAACCTGCTCTGCGGCGAGACCGGCGTGGCCCGCGTGTTCGGCCCGCAGAAGGGCGCCACCCCCGAGGACGTGACCCGGCTGTCCGCCGCGATGGACCGCTGGGCGGTGGTGCTGCACGAGAAGTTCGGTGTGGACCTGGCCACCGCCCCGGGCAGCGGTGCCTCCGGCGGGCTCGGCGCTGGCCTGGCCGCGGTGCTCGGCGCCCGGCTGCGCCCCCGGTTCGACGTGGTGCTCAACCACCTCGACCTGGACCGCAGGCTGGCCGCGGCCGACCTGGTGATCACCGCCGAGGGCGCGATCGACTTCCAGACCCCGCGCGGCAAGGTCCCAGCCGAGGTGGCCCGGCGCGCCAAGCGGTACGGCAAGCCGGTGATCGCGCTGGCGGGCACGATCGGCCGGGGCGCGCGCCAGAACTACGACGTGGGCATCGACGCGTTCGCGGGCATCCTGGCCGCGCCGGTGCCGCTGGCCGAGGCCATGGCGGACGCGGCCGCGCTGCTCACCGACGCCACCGAGCGCACGCTGCGGCTGGTGCTGGTCGGCGCCTCGCTAGCGGCCGACCGCGTACCCCTGGGCGCCCCGGGCGTTGGCGGCACCGCGCAGCAGGCCGGTCTCCGGATCCCGTGA
- a CDS encoding gamma-glutamyltransferase family protein — MFTTRPELIGTHGMVASTHWLASAAGMAVLEDGGNAFDAAVAAGFVLQVVEPHLNGPGGEVPAVFATAGDPRPKVLCGQGTAPAGATVTHYKGLGLDLVPGTGLLAATVPGAWDGWLLLLRDHGTRTLRQVLDYAIGYARNGFPVVERITATVEVVEQLFREHWPTSAAQWLPAAKPGTRLRNPALADTLERLLAEAEAVGADREAQIEAARRAWYQGFVAEEIDRFARQAFRDDSGRAHAGVLTGADLAGWSAGYEDPVSVELSDGWTVHKIGRWSQGPVLAQQLRLLDGMDLSYVDGVASADTVHLAAEAAKLAFADREAWYGDHPDVPLDRLLSAAYAAERRKLIGDKASLELRPGLGGRLPEFVAQGRGIGDTAGEMDTAMGVGEPTVSRTGATRGDTVHVDVVDRWGNLVSATPSGGWLQSSPHIPALGFNLGTRAQMFWLDEWHPNALAPGKRPRITLTPSLASRDGQPVLAFGTPGGDQQDQWQLCFWLAMTRGGLNLQAAIDAPAWHSTAFPASFYPRNWQPGELVAETRLGAETFAELARRGHSVVDAGPWALGRLSAVSRDPETGLLRGAANARGAQGYAVGR; from the coding sequence GTGTTCACCACACGACCGGAGCTCATCGGCACCCACGGCATGGTCGCCTCCACGCACTGGCTCGCCTCCGCGGCGGGCATGGCGGTGCTGGAGGACGGCGGCAACGCGTTCGACGCGGCGGTGGCCGCGGGTTTTGTGCTCCAGGTGGTCGAGCCGCACCTGAACGGACCGGGCGGCGAGGTGCCCGCGGTGTTCGCCACCGCCGGTGACCCGCGCCCGAAGGTGCTGTGCGGCCAGGGCACCGCGCCCGCCGGGGCGACCGTCACGCACTACAAGGGCCTCGGCCTGGACCTGGTGCCCGGCACCGGGCTGCTCGCCGCGACCGTCCCGGGGGCGTGGGACGGCTGGCTGCTCCTGCTGCGCGACCACGGCACGCGCACCCTTCGCCAAGTGCTGGACTACGCGATCGGTTACGCGCGCAACGGGTTCCCCGTGGTGGAGCGCATCACCGCGACCGTCGAGGTGGTCGAGCAGCTCTTCCGCGAGCACTGGCCGACCTCGGCCGCGCAGTGGCTGCCCGCCGCGAAGCCCGGCACGCGCCTGCGCAACCCCGCGCTCGCCGACACCCTGGAGCGCCTGCTCGCCGAGGCGGAAGCCGTTGGCGCGGACCGGGAAGCGCAGATCGAGGCGGCCCGGCGCGCCTGGTACCAGGGCTTCGTGGCCGAGGAGATCGACCGCTTCGCCCGGCAGGCCTTCCGCGACGACTCCGGCCGCGCGCACGCGGGCGTGCTCACCGGCGCTGACCTCGCGGGCTGGTCGGCGGGCTACGAGGACCCGGTCAGCGTCGAGCTGAGCGACGGCTGGACCGTGCACAAGATCGGCCGGTGGAGCCAGGGGCCCGTGCTGGCGCAGCAGCTACGGCTGCTGGACGGCATGGATCTGTCCTATGTGGACGGCGTGGCGAGCGCGGACACCGTGCACCTGGCGGCGGAGGCGGCCAAGCTCGCCTTCGCCGACCGCGAGGCCTGGTACGGCGACCACCCGGACGTGCCGTTGGACCGGCTGCTCTCCGCGGCGTACGCGGCGGAGCGGCGGAAGCTCATCGGGGACAAGGCTTCCCTGGAACTGCGGCCCGGCCTGGGCGGGCGGCTGCCCGAGTTCGTGGCGCAGGGCCGGGGCATCGGCGACACCGCGGGCGAGATGGACACCGCGATGGGCGTCGGCGAGCCGACCGTGTCCCGCACCGGCGCCACCCGTGGCGACACCGTGCACGTGGACGTGGTGGACCGCTGGGGCAACCTGGTCTCCGCGACGCCGTCCGGCGGCTGGTTGCAGTCCTCGCCGCACATCCCCGCACTCGGCTTCAACCTCGGCACCCGCGCGCAGATGTTCTGGCTGGACGAGTGGCACCCGAACGCGCTCGCGCCCGGCAAGCGCCCGCGCATCACGCTCACCCCGTCGCTGGCCAGCCGGGACGGGCAGCCGGTGCTCGCCTTCGGCACGCCGGGTGGCGACCAGCAGGACCAGTGGCAGCTGTGCTTCTGGCTGGCCATGACCAGGGGCGGGCTGAACCTCCAGGCGGCGATCGACGCGCCCGCGTGGCACAGCACCGCGTTCCCGGCCTCGTTCTATCCGCGCAACTGGCAGCCCGGTGAGCTGGTCGCGGAGACCCGGCTCGGCGCGGAGACCTTCGCCGAGCTGGCCCGGCGCGGCCACTCGGTGGTGGACGCCGGGCCGTGGGCGCTGGGCAGGCTGTCCGCGGTGTCACGGGATCCGGAGACCGGCCTGCTGCGCGGTGCCGCCAACGCCCGGGGCGCCCAGGGGTACGCGGTCGGCCGCTAG
- a CDS encoding NAD(P)-binding domain-containing protein: MTSVSTLGLGEMGLALASAFHSAGHPTTGWNRTAAKAAPLAALGAAVAPTAAEAVAASEVVVICLSVYDTVLATLDGVDVSGKVLVNLTNGTPNQAREAAAVLTERGATYLDGGIMAVPEMIAQPSALLLYSGAPAAFETHRELLAALGPARHLGADPGLASLYDLALLSGMYGMFAGVFQAISMVASEDVPVAAFAEELLVPWVRAMLAGVPTGAEAIAAGEYLADRRALQVNKDGLDNILLASWQQGVPADLLAPMHTWFASRLAKF, encoded by the coding sequence ATGACATCCGTTTCCACACTCGGCCTCGGCGAGATGGGCCTGGCCCTGGCCTCGGCCTTCCACTCCGCCGGGCACCCCACCACCGGCTGGAACCGCACCGCCGCGAAAGCCGCGCCGCTGGCCGCCCTGGGCGCGGCCGTCGCCCCCACCGCCGCCGAGGCGGTCGCCGCGAGCGAGGTCGTGGTGATCTGCCTGTCCGTCTACGACACCGTGCTCGCCACCCTCGACGGCGTGGACGTCTCCGGCAAGGTGCTGGTGAACCTGACCAACGGCACCCCGAACCAGGCCCGCGAGGCCGCTGCCGTCCTCACCGAGCGCGGCGCGACCTACCTCGACGGCGGGATCATGGCGGTCCCGGAGATGATCGCCCAGCCGAGCGCGCTGCTGCTCTACAGCGGCGCCCCGGCGGCCTTCGAGACCCACCGCGAGCTGCTGGCCGCGCTGGGCCCGGCCCGGCACCTGGGCGCTGACCCGGGCCTGGCCTCGCTGTACGACCTCGCGCTGCTCAGCGGCATGTACGGCATGTTCGCCGGTGTCTTCCAGGCCATCTCGATGGTCGCCAGCGAGGACGTGCCGGTGGCCGCGTTCGCGGAGGAGCTGCTGGTGCCGTGGGTGCGCGCGATGCTCGCCGGGGTGCCGACCGGCGCCGAGGCGATCGCCGCGGGCGAGTACCTGGCCGACCGGCGCGCGCTCCAGGTGAACAAGGACGGGCTGGACAACATCCTGCTCGCGAGCTGGCAGCAGGGCGTGCCCGCCGACCTGCTCGCGCCCATGCACACGTGGTTCGCGAGCCGCCTGGCGAAGTTCTGA
- a CDS encoding SLC13 family permease — protein sequence MSSTLELRPPWHREPPTTPLKRPRRRFGRGVLVLLAFGALAAVLHFGGTGLSPSGQATLLVFTAAVAGWTLTRVDDTYIALAAALVLVLLGVLSGDELFATLGGETIWLLIAAFVLAAGVGASGLPTRVAVALIGRARSTRGLAHLVTAALLLSAFAIPATSGRAALALPVFTALAAALADRPRVVKALAVLFPTVILLSAVATLMGAGAHLVTSQLLTAATGQGFGFGQWLLLGLPLAAVSSHLAAEVVLFLFTRRPDRRERFALDLTAIRPPKGLSTEERRAALLLAGVSLAWASEPLHGVSPAVVALIGALLVTSPRFGTVKLNPALAGVPWSLLVFMAATAALGTALIHSGAAGWLAGLLLGSVTSPLGFLVAVVLLSTAAHLVIQSRSARSSVLVPLVIPAALVLGLNPAAVAFASTAAAGFCHTLPASAKPVAMFARVEDTPTYDRSDLLRLSAVLGPLTAALVLFFALSVWPVLGLDWR from the coding sequence ATGTCCAGCACCCTCGAACTCCGGCCGCCCTGGCACCGCGAGCCACCGACCACCCCGCTCAAGCGGCCCCGGCGCCGCTTCGGGCGGGGTGTGCTCGTGCTGCTGGCCTTCGGCGCGCTGGCCGCGGTGCTGCATTTCGGCGGGACTGGCCTGTCGCCGTCCGGGCAGGCCACGCTGCTGGTGTTCACCGCGGCCGTCGCGGGCTGGACGCTGACCAGGGTCGACGACACCTACATCGCCCTGGCCGCCGCGCTGGTGCTCGTGCTGCTGGGTGTGCTCAGCGGGGACGAGCTGTTCGCCACGCTCGGCGGCGAGACGATCTGGCTGCTCATCGCCGCCTTTGTGCTGGCCGCCGGGGTCGGTGCGAGCGGGCTGCCCACCCGGGTCGCGGTGGCGCTCATCGGGCGCGCGCGGTCCACCCGGGGCCTGGCGCACCTGGTGACGGCGGCGCTGCTGCTCAGCGCGTTCGCCATCCCGGCCACCTCCGGCCGCGCCGCGCTCGCGCTGCCCGTGTTCACCGCGCTCGCCGCGGCCCTGGCCGACCGGCCCCGCGTCGTGAAGGCGCTGGCCGTGCTGTTCCCCACGGTCATCCTGCTGTCCGCGGTGGCCACGCTGATGGGCGCGGGCGCGCACCTGGTCACCTCGCAGCTGCTCACCGCCGCGACCGGGCAGGGCTTCGGGTTCGGCCAGTGGCTGCTGCTCGGCCTGCCGCTGGCCGCGGTCAGCTCGCACCTGGCCGCCGAGGTGGTGCTGTTCCTGTTCACCCGCCGCCCGGACCGGCGCGAGCGGTTCGCCCTGGACCTCACCGCGATCCGCCCGCCGAAGGGCCTGTCCACCGAGGAGCGCCGGGCCGCGCTGCTGCTCGCCGGGGTCTCCCTGGCCTGGGCCAGCGAGCCGCTGCACGGGGTCTCGCCCGCGGTGGTCGCGCTGATCGGCGCGCTGCTCGTCACCTCGCCGCGCTTCGGCACGGTCAAGCTGAACCCGGCGCTGGCCGGGGTGCCGTGGTCGCTGCTGGTGTTCATGGCCGCGACCGCCGCGCTGGGCACCGCGCTCATCCACTCCGGCGCGGCCGGTTGGCTCGCTGGCCTGCTGCTCGGCTCGGTGACCAGCCCGCTCGGCTTCCTCGTGGCCGTGGTGCTGCTCAGCACCGCCGCGCACCTGGTGATCCAGTCGCGCTCGGCCCGGTCCTCGGTGCTGGTGCCGCTGGTCATCCCGGCCGCGCTCGTGCTCGGGCTCAACCCGGCGGCGGTGGCCTTCGCCTCGACCGCGGCGGCCGGGTTCTGCCACACGCTGCCCGCCTCGGCGAAGCCGGTGGCCATGTTCGCCCGGGTCGAGGACACCCCGACCTACGACCGGTCCGACCTGCTGCGGCTGTCCGCCGTGCTCGGCCCGCTCACCGCCGCCCTCGTCCTGTTCTTCGCGCTCTCGGTGTGGCCGGTGCTCGGCCTGGACTGGAGGTAG
- a CDS encoding aldo/keto reductase — translation MDQRRLGDSGLVVSAVGLGCNNLGRPGTATESLAGSRSVVDAALDAGITFFDVADVYGAPRGRSEELLGQALSGRREHAVIATKFGMDMQGTNGPDFGARGSRRYVRRAVESSLRRLGTDWIDVYQLHRPDQQTPLEETLSVLDDLVHEGKIRYTGHCNLAGWQIADAAWTASTANLTGPVSAENHYSLLEREAEREVIPACQRFGLGLLPYFPLANGLLTGKYHQDGTPPEGSRLAGRGRLLAEAPWDRIERLRHFAQERDLTMVELAIGWLAAQPSVSSVIAGATSAEQIARNATAAQWVPTAEDLTEIDAICPPGRR, via the coding sequence GTGGACCAACGACGGTTGGGTGATTCGGGGCTGGTGGTCAGCGCGGTCGGCCTCGGCTGCAACAACCTGGGCAGGCCGGGCACCGCGACGGAGAGCCTGGCGGGATCGCGCTCGGTGGTGGACGCCGCGCTGGACGCCGGCATCACCTTCTTCGACGTCGCCGACGTGTACGGCGCGCCCCGGGGCCGCAGCGAGGAGCTGCTCGGCCAGGCGCTGTCCGGCCGCCGCGAGCACGCGGTGATCGCCACCAAGTTCGGCATGGACATGCAGGGCACCAACGGCCCGGACTTCGGCGCCCGCGGTTCGCGCCGGTACGTGCGCCGCGCGGTGGAGTCCTCGCTGCGGCGCCTGGGCACCGACTGGATCGACGTGTACCAGCTGCACCGCCCGGACCAGCAGACCCCGCTCGAGGAGACGCTGTCCGTGCTGGACGACCTCGTGCACGAGGGCAAGATCCGCTACACCGGCCACTGCAACCTGGCGGGCTGGCAGATCGCGGACGCGGCGTGGACGGCGAGCACCGCGAACCTGACCGGCCCGGTGTCGGCGGAGAACCACTACTCGCTGCTGGAGCGCGAGGCCGAACGCGAGGTCATCCCGGCCTGCCAGCGCTTCGGACTGGGCCTGCTGCCGTACTTCCCGCTGGCCAACGGCCTGCTCACCGGCAAGTACCACCAGGACGGCACCCCGCCGGAGGGCAGCCGCCTGGCCGGGCGCGGGCGCCTGCTGGCCGAAGCCCCGTGGGACCGCATCGAGCGCCTGCGGCACTTCGCCCAGGAGCGCGACCTGACCATGGTGGAGCTGGCCATCGGCTGGCTGGCCGCGCAGCCCTCGGTGTCCTCGGTGATCGCCGGGGCGACCAGCGCGGAGCAGATCGCGCGCAACGCCACGGCCGCCCAGTGGGTGCCCACCGCGGAGGACCTCACTGAGATCGACGCCATCTGTCCACCCGGACGACGTTAA